Proteins from a single region of Pseudomonas sp. BSw22131:
- the cyoA gene encoding ubiquinol oxidase subunit II, with protein sequence MSKKRYPRFFGFLALFSMLLLSGCDYTLLDPKGHVGIQERDLIVTATLLMLLVVVPVIFMTIIFAWKYRASNKSATYTPDWAHSTKIELVVWLVPLAIIIVLGYITYKSTHALDPYRPLESDVKPVTIEVVALDWKWLFIYPEQGIATVNKIVFPANTPINFRITSDSVMNSFFIPALGGQIYAMAGMQTKLHLIANENGEFDGISANYSGAGFTGMKFKATATSQADFDAWVADVKNSPKQLATAEYTALAKPSERNPVELFSTVTPNLFQIIIDKYEGMKPGKVVHEKKEVAGMEGMDMGKHSAAEAEE encoded by the coding sequence ATGAGTAAAAAAAGGTACCCCAGGTTTTTTGGCTTCTTGGCCCTTTTCAGCATGCTCCTGCTTAGCGGGTGCGATTACACCTTGCTGGATCCCAAGGGTCATGTCGGCATCCAGGAACGTGACCTGATTGTCACCGCTACCCTGCTGATGCTGCTGGTGGTCGTTCCGGTTATTTTCATGACCATCATCTTCGCCTGGAAATACCGCGCGTCGAACAAGTCCGCGACCTACACGCCTGACTGGGCGCATTCGACCAAAATCGAACTGGTTGTATGGCTCGTACCCTTGGCGATCATCATCGTGCTGGGTTACATCACCTACAAGTCGACCCACGCGCTGGACCCTTACCGTCCGCTCGAGTCTGATGTCAAGCCTGTGACCATCGAAGTCGTTGCGCTGGACTGGAAGTGGCTGTTCATTTACCCGGAACAGGGTATCGCCACGGTCAACAAAATCGTGTTCCCGGCCAATACGCCGATCAATTTCCGCATCACCTCTGATTCGGTCATGAACTCGTTCTTTATCCCTGCACTGGGTGGCCAGATCTACGCGATGGCCGGCATGCAGACCAAGTTGCACTTGATCGCCAATGAAAACGGCGAGTTCGACGGTATCTCCGCCAACTACAGCGGTGCAGGTTTCACCGGTATGAAGTTCAAGGCAACCGCTACTTCGCAGGCTGATTTCGACGCCTGGGTCGCTGACGTCAAGAATTCACCTAAACAGCTGGCAACGGCTGAATACACTGCATTGGCCAAACCGAGCGAACGGAACCCCGTTGAACTCTTTTCCACGGTCACCCCTAACCTGTTCCAGATCATCATCGATAAGTATGAAGGTATGAAACCGGGCAAGGTTGTCCACGAGAAGAAAGAAGTGGCCGGTATGGAAGGGATGGACATGGGTAAGCATTCAGCTGCTGAGGCAGAGGAGTAA
- the cyoE gene encoding heme o synthase — MSLKHFIQITKPGIIFGNVLSVAGGFFLASKGHVDFGLFLAAIIGTSLVVASGCVFNNCIDRDIDVKMERTKNRVLVQGLVSLNMALLFATVLGVVGVGLLYTKANPLAALFAVIGFVIYVGFYSLYLKRKSVHGTLVGSLSGAMPPVIGYVAVSNSFDLAALTLLVMFSLWQMPHSYAIAIFRFNDYLAASIPVLPVKRGIRVAKLHILIYILAFVLATLMLTFGGYAGLSYLAVAAAMGMYWLYMAWTGYKAKDDVVWARKLFVFSIFTITALSVAMSLDFQVTKELLVTYAAP, encoded by the coding sequence ATGTCACTGAAGCACTTTATCCAAATCACCAAACCGGGGATCATTTTCGGTAACGTGCTTTCGGTGGCAGGTGGCTTTTTTCTGGCTTCCAAAGGGCATGTCGACTTCGGTCTGTTTCTGGCCGCAATTATCGGTACTTCGTTGGTCGTGGCGTCTGGTTGCGTTTTCAACAACTGCATCGACCGTGATATCGATGTGAAGATGGAGCGCACCAAGAACCGCGTCCTGGTTCAGGGGCTGGTGTCTCTGAACATGGCGCTGCTCTTTGCGACCGTGCTGGGGGTTGTCGGTGTTGGCCTGTTGTACACCAAGGCCAACCCGCTGGCAGCGTTGTTCGCTGTGATCGGGTTTGTGATTTACGTGGGCTTCTACAGCCTGTACCTCAAGCGCAAATCGGTTCATGGCACGCTGGTTGGCAGTTTGTCGGGGGCAATGCCTCCGGTGATCGGCTACGTGGCGGTGAGCAACTCGTTTGACCTGGCTGCGCTGACCCTTCTGGTGATGTTCAGCCTGTGGCAGATGCCGCATTCCTATGCCATCGCGATCTTCCGCTTTAACGATTACCTGGCTGCCTCGATCCCGGTTCTGCCGGTCAAGCGTGGCATTCGGGTAGCCAAGCTGCACATCTTGATCTACATCCTGGCGTTTGTGCTGGCGACGTTGATGTTGACCTTCGGCGGTTACGCTGGCCTCAGCTATCTCGCCGTCGCGGCTGCCATGGGCATGTACTGGTTGTACATGGCCTGGACCGGCTACAAGGCGAAAGATGATGTAGTGTGGGCACGCAAGTTGTTCGTGTTTTCCATCTTCACCATCACCGCGCTGAGCGTGGCGATGTCGCTGGACTTTCAAGTAACCAAAGAGCTGCTGGTGACCTACGCAGCGCCTTGA
- the cyoD gene encoding cytochrome o ubiquinol oxidase subunit IV, translating to MANSHQHADDAHAGHGSMKSYMIGFVLSIILTAIPFGLVMFPTISKIATVWVVLIFAIVQVIVHLVYFLHLDRSAAQRSNVIAFAFAGMVIFMLVGLSVWIMFSIHTAMMAH from the coding sequence ATGGCAAATTCACATCAACACGCTGACGACGCCCACGCTGGCCACGGCAGCATGAAGTCCTACATGATCGGTTTCGTACTGTCGATCATCCTGACCGCGATTCCATTTGGTCTGGTGATGTTCCCGACGATCTCGAAAATCGCAACTGTGTGGGTCGTACTGATCTTCGCAATCGTGCAGGTAATTGTTCACCTGGTGTACTTCCTGCACCTGGATCGCTCGGCGGCACAACGCTCGAACGTCATAGCCTTTGCATTCGCCGGCATGGTTATCTTCATGCTGGTCGGCTTGTCGGTCTGGATCATGTTCAGCATCCACACCGCCATGATGGCGCACTGA
- a CDS encoding fimbrial biogenesis chaperone: MQLIGLARLSLLCAAVWFSVSAHAVVSLSGTRLIFDGKFREVSIEASNRGQLEVLLQAWLSDIEAPSRHPEGLPFVVTPPLVHLPPQGKQSLRLLYEGLGMPSERESLLHLYVMEIPRRSDAQQQLTIAVRQRINVFYRPAGLGGDPALAAQSLSWQLRQAADGRSCLQVRNPTPFHVSLLAVQLDGKTAREDWLIKPGETLEFALGFKAVAALLSFKALTDYGGQRDYCAQVSSGMSSTAQLTTGMCIHP, encoded by the coding sequence GTGCAATTGATTGGTTTGGCAAGGCTTTCACTTCTGTGCGCTGCGGTCTGGTTCAGCGTGAGTGCTCACGCGGTGGTTTCGCTGTCAGGGACTCGGTTGATTTTCGATGGCAAGTTTCGTGAGGTCAGCATCGAGGCCAGCAATCGCGGCCAGCTGGAGGTACTGCTTCAAGCCTGGCTAAGCGATATCGAAGCGCCTTCGCGCCATCCCGAAGGGCTGCCGTTTGTGGTCACGCCGCCTCTGGTGCATTTGCCGCCGCAGGGTAAGCAATCGCTGCGGCTGCTGTACGAAGGCCTTGGCATGCCGAGCGAGCGTGAGTCCCTGTTGCATCTTTATGTCATGGAAATACCGCGTCGCAGTGACGCGCAGCAGCAACTGACCATCGCCGTGCGGCAGCGCATCAACGTGTTCTATCGGCCCGCGGGGCTGGGTGGCGATCCGGCGTTGGCGGCGCAGTCTTTGTCCTGGCAATTGAGGCAGGCTGCTGACGGTCGTTCTTGTCTGCAGGTGCGCAATCCCACGCCGTTCCATGTCTCGCTGCTGGCGGTGCAACTCGATGGCAAGACCGCTCGGGAGGACTGGCTGATCAAGCCAGGTGAAACACTCGAGTTCGCCTTGGGCTTCAAAGCAGTTGCCGCACTTCTGTCCTTCAAGGCGCTGACCGATTACGGCGGCCAGCGCGACTACTGCGCGCAGGTGAGTAGCGGCATGTCGTCGACTGCGCAACTGACAACCGGAATGTGTATCCATCCATAG
- a CDS encoding cytochrome o ubiquinol oxidase subunit III: MSNLVFEGAKGHDHGHDHAHDHHDAGEMKIFGFWIYLMTDCILFASIFAAYAVLVNNVAGGPSGHDIFELPYVLVETACLLLSSITYGFAMLAMHKGNKSGVLGWLFVTFLFGLGFIGMEINEFHVLISEGYGPNRSGFLSAFFTLVGTHGLHVTSGLIWMAVMMYQVQKNGLTSTNATRLSMLSLFWHFLDVVWICVFTVVYLMGTI, translated from the coding sequence ATGTCCAACTTAGTATTTGAAGGTGCAAAAGGTCATGACCACGGTCATGACCATGCCCACGATCATCATGATGCCGGCGAGATGAAAATCTTCGGCTTCTGGATCTACCTGATGACGGACTGCATTCTGTTCGCGTCGATCTTCGCCGCTTACGCAGTGCTGGTTAACAACGTCGCAGGCGGTCCATCGGGCCACGATATTTTCGAACTGCCTTACGTGCTGGTTGAAACAGCTTGTCTGTTGCTCAGCTCGATCACCTACGGTTTCGCCATGCTGGCGATGCACAAAGGTAACAAGTCAGGTGTTCTGGGTTGGTTGTTCGTGACCTTCCTGTTCGGCCTAGGCTTTATCGGCATGGAAATCAACGAGTTCCACGTCCTGATCTCCGAAGGCTACGGTCCTAACCGCAGCGGCTTCCTGTCGGCGTTCTTCACGCTGGTCGGTACCCACGGTCTGCACGTGACCAGCGGTCTGATCTGGATGGCGGTCATGATGTATCAGGTCCAGAAAAACGGCCTGACGTCGACCAACGCCACTCGCCTGAGCATGCTCAGCCTGTTCTGGCACTTCCTGGACGTGGTCTGGATCTGTGTGTTCACCGTTGTCTATCTGATGGGGACCATTTAA
- the cyoB gene encoding cytochrome o ubiquinol oxidase subunit I, which translates to MFGKLTLDAVPFHEPIVMITLAMIAIGGVAVVGLLTYFKKWTYLYTEWLTSVDHKKIGVMYIVIAMVMLMRGFADAVLMRSQLALSTEGSPGYLPPEHYDQIFTAHGVIMIIFMAMPFFTGLMNIVVPLQIGARDVAFPFLNSLSFYLLLSGVILVNVSLGVGEFARTGWVAYPPLSELGYSPGVGVDYYIWALQLSGLGTTLTGVNFLVTVLKMRAPGMKLMDMPIFTWTCTWANVLIVASFPILTATLALLTLDRYMDFHIFTNELGGNPMMYVNLFWAWGHPEVYILVLPAFGVFSEVISTFTGKRLFGHHSMIYASGAITVLGFMVWLHHFFTMGSGASVNAFFGLATMLIAIPTGVKLFNWLFTIYQGRLRFTAPVLWTLGFMITFSIGGMTGVLLAIPGADFVLHNSLFVIAHFHNVIIGGAVFGYIAGFAFWFPKAFGFTLNEKWGKAAFWFWISGFYVAFMPLYALGFMGMTRRLNATDNPDWTPYLHVAFYGALLIAVGIACQLIQIYVSIRDREQNRDLTGDPWNAHTLEWSTSSPPPFYNFAEMPKAEEIDPFYAAKRDGEAYKVPAHYSDIHMPNNTATGMVMGGLLTVFGFAMIWHIWWMAIFGLVGTVVYFVIHAARDDQGYMVPASEVARIEGEHHKILASVRNAQANTPVNKLEQA; encoded by the coding sequence ATGTTTGGTAAATTAACGCTAGACGCGGTTCCGTTCCACGAACCGATAGTCATGATCACACTTGCCATGATCGCCATTGGCGGCGTGGCTGTAGTTGGTCTGCTCACGTATTTCAAGAAATGGACCTACCTGTACACCGAGTGGCTGACCTCAGTCGACCACAAGAAAATCGGTGTCATGTACATCGTCATCGCGATGGTCATGCTCATGCGCGGCTTTGCCGACGCCGTGCTCATGCGTTCGCAACTGGCGCTCTCCACTGAAGGCTCACCGGGCTACCTGCCGCCTGAGCACTATGACCAGATCTTCACCGCTCACGGTGTGATCATGATCATCTTCATGGCGATGCCATTCTTCACCGGCCTGATGAATATCGTTGTGCCGCTGCAGATCGGCGCGCGTGACGTTGCGTTCCCGTTCCTGAACTCCTTGAGCTTTTATCTGCTGCTCTCCGGCGTGATTCTGGTCAACGTGTCTCTGGGTGTCGGCGAATTCGCGCGTACTGGTTGGGTTGCTTATCCGCCGCTGTCGGAATTGGGCTATAGCCCGGGCGTGGGGGTTGACTACTATATCTGGGCACTCCAGCTATCAGGGCTAGGGACAACGCTAACCGGGGTCAACTTCCTTGTTACCGTGCTGAAGATGCGTGCGCCTGGCATGAAACTGATGGACATGCCGATCTTCACCTGGACCTGCACTTGGGCAAACGTTCTGATCGTGGCTTCGTTCCCGATCCTGACCGCGACCTTGGCACTGCTGACCCTTGACCGTTACATGGACTTCCACATTTTCACGAACGAATTGGGTGGTAACCCGATGATGTACGTGAACCTGTTCTGGGCGTGGGGTCACCCTGAGGTTTACATCCTGGTTCTGCCGGCGTTCGGGGTCTTCTCCGAAGTCATCTCGACGTTTACCGGCAAGCGCCTGTTCGGTCACCACTCGATGATCTACGCCAGTGGCGCGATCACCGTATTGGGCTTCATGGTCTGGCTGCACCACTTCTTCACCATGGGCTCGGGGGCAAGCGTCAACGCTTTCTTCGGGCTGGCGACGATGCTGATTGCGATCCCGACGGGTGTGAAGCTGTTTAACTGGCTGTTCACGATCTACCAAGGCCGTCTGCGGTTTACCGCACCAGTGCTCTGGACCCTGGGCTTCATGATTACCTTCTCGATCGGCGGCATGACCGGCGTTCTGTTGGCAATCCCAGGTGCTGACTTCGTACTGCACAACAGCCTGTTCGTTATTGCTCACTTCCATAACGTGATCATCGGCGGTGCTGTATTCGGTTACATCGCAGGCTTCGCGTTCTGGTTCCCGAAAGCGTTCGGCTTCACGCTGAACGAGAAGTGGGGCAAGGCAGCGTTCTGGTTCTGGATCTCCGGTTTCTACGTCGCATTCATGCCGCTTTACGCACTGGGCTTCATGGGCATGACCCGTCGTCTGAACGCCACTGACAACCCGGACTGGACGCCTTACCTGCATGTCGCGTTCTACGGTGCCTTGCTGATCGCTGTCGGTATTGCCTGCCAGCTGATCCAGATCTACGTGAGTATCCGTGACCGCGAGCAGAACCGCGATCTGACCGGCGACCCATGGAATGCACATACGCTGGAATGGTCCACTTCGTCGCCACCGCCTTTCTACAACTTCGCTGAAATGCCGAAGGCTGAAGAAATCGACCCGTTCTACGCGGCCAAGCGTGACGGTGAAGCTTACAAAGTGCCTGCTCACTACTCGGACATTCACATGCCCAACAACACCGCGACCGGTATGGTCATGGGCGGCCTGTTGACTGTGTTCGGTTTCGCAATGATCTGGCACATCTGGTGGATGGCGATCTTTGGTCTGGTTGGCACTGTCGTTTACTTCGTCATTCATGCTGCACGTGACGATCAGGGCTACATGGTTCCTGCATCCGAGGTGGCACGCATCGAAGGCGAGCACCACAAGATCCTCGCCTCGGTCCGCAATGCCCAGGCAAATACTCCTGTCAACAAGCTGGAGCAGGCATAA
- a CDS encoding GNAT family N-acetyltransferase, whose translation MRRDITHSPARIEWPASLQSVAFTPDIAFETHQLLMLGRQYGGGRVADLRTWLNAFDTDPEFDRELVLVVRDTLGVVGVAQCWTSAFIRNLVVHPRAQGQGVGRCLLEQAFMAFHQRREGQVDLKVMESNLTARRLYERAGMQYVRRAELDSA comes from the coding sequence ATGCGCCGAGACATTACGCACTCGCCTGCACGAATCGAATGGCCAGCCTCGCTGCAATCGGTGGCATTTACACCGGATATCGCTTTCGAAACCCATCAGTTGCTCATGCTTGGCCGGCAGTACGGCGGCGGCCGGGTCGCGGACCTTCGTACGTGGCTCAATGCCTTCGATACTGACCCGGAGTTCGACCGAGAGCTGGTATTGGTCGTCCGCGATACGCTGGGTGTGGTGGGTGTCGCGCAGTGCTGGACCAGTGCGTTCATCCGCAATCTGGTAGTGCATCCTCGGGCTCAAGGACAAGGCGTCGGCCGTTGCCTGCTTGAACAGGCTTTCATGGCTTTTCACCAGAGACGCGAAGGGCAGGTCGATCTCAAGGTGATGGAAAGCAACCTAACAGCCAGGCGGCTTTATGAAAGGGCCGGCATGCAGTACGTGCGGCGTGCCGAACTGGATTCGGCTTGA
- a CDS encoding YkgJ family cysteine cluster protein, giving the protein MDTQFSCVGCGKCCTDHHVPLTLSEAMQWAADGGSLIVLTEAFMADGYGISTEQLTHATRRSQRVKSGSADVYVAITFAAFNAGRCRHLDAQDLCRIYERRPLVCRIYPMEINPHIPLRPQAKDCPPEAWTQGPELIVGNALVDHQLMTLIEQSRQADRDDIARKETICAALGIQTTALKGNGFVAYLPDMQAFIAATEQSTSATASTHHEWRFRILGDEVENTLRDAGALLETGEPSGYTFIPLQSA; this is encoded by the coding sequence ATGGATACTCAGTTTTCCTGCGTAGGGTGCGGCAAGTGCTGCACCGATCACCACGTCCCTCTAACACTCAGCGAGGCCATGCAGTGGGCGGCTGACGGCGGTTCGCTGATTGTCCTGACCGAAGCGTTCATGGCTGATGGCTACGGGATCTCGACAGAACAACTCACTCATGCAACGCGCCGTTCGCAAAGAGTGAAAAGCGGTTCGGCTGATGTGTATGTCGCCATCACGTTTGCGGCCTTCAATGCTGGACGTTGCCGACATCTCGACGCCCAAGACCTCTGTCGCATCTACGAACGTCGCCCTCTGGTGTGTCGAATTTATCCGATGGAAATCAATCCACACATTCCGTTGCGCCCTCAAGCCAAGGATTGCCCGCCTGAAGCCTGGACCCAAGGACCCGAGTTGATCGTGGGCAACGCGCTGGTCGATCATCAGTTGATGACGCTCATTGAGCAGTCGCGGCAGGCGGACCGTGATGACATTGCGCGCAAGGAGACAATCTGCGCCGCACTGGGGATTCAAACCACGGCCCTCAAAGGCAACGGGTTTGTGGCTTATCTGCCGGACATGCAAGCTTTCATCGCCGCGACCGAGCAAAGCACAAGCGCCACTGCTTCGACGCACCACGAATGGCGTTTTCGCATACTCGGTGACGAGGTTGAAAACACCCTGCGCGATGCTGGCGCACTGCTAGAGACTGGCGAGCCGTCGGGCTATACGTTTATCCCTCTGCAAAGTGCCTGA
- a CDS encoding disulfide bond formation protein B: MSDNMIYLRREKQFLALLGIICLALIGGALYMQLVLGEAPCPLCILQRYALLFIAVFAFVGVVMPRKTGVTICEVLATLSAVGGIIAAGRHVYIQTHPSESCGIDVLQPIVDGLPLASMFPLGFQVSGFCETPYPPVLGLSLAQWALIAFVLTVILVPVGIIRNRRKAR, translated from the coding sequence ATGAGCGACAACATGATTTACCTGCGTCGGGAAAAACAGTTCCTGGCGTTGCTGGGCATCATCTGCCTCGCGCTGATTGGCGGTGCGCTTTACATGCAGTTGGTACTGGGTGAAGCGCCGTGCCCGTTGTGCATCCTGCAACGTTACGCATTGCTCTTCATCGCGGTGTTTGCGTTTGTCGGTGTAGTGATGCCGAGAAAAACCGGCGTCACGATTTGCGAGGTATTGGCCACTCTCAGCGCGGTAGGCGGAATCATTGCCGCAGGGCGTCACGTTTACATACAGACGCATCCATCCGAGAGCTGTGGCATTGATGTCTTGCAACCGATTGTTGACGGATTGCCGCTCGCATCAATGTTTCCACTGGGATTTCAGGTCAGTGGTTTCTGTGAGACGCCATATCCGCCAGTCCTCGGACTATCACTGGCTCAGTGGGCGCTGATTGCATTCGTTTTGACAGTAATCCTCGTTCCGGTCGGAATTATCCGGAATCGCCGAAAAGCACGATGA
- the hmpA gene encoding NO-inducible flavohemoprotein, whose amino-acid sequence MLNAQDRAIVKATVPLLESGGEALTTHFYNILLAEHPQVRPMFNQAHQSNGDQPRALANGVLMYARHIDQLEQLGDLVATIINKHVALQILPEHYPIVGACLLRAIFEVLGSEIATPQVLEAWGRAYQQLADILIGAEKNLYDQKAQSPGGWRGARDFTLAEKVAESVEITSFYFAPADDKPLLDFLPGQYIGLQLFVNGVEIRRNYSLSALPGNNRYRISVKREPGGVASNHLHDKLQIGDSINLFPPSGEFVLADSTKPLVLISGGVGITPTLAMLEAALRTERPIHFIHCARNGGVHAFRDWVDALAANRPQLKRFYCYSDGESPRAHATGLMDQAQLERWLPEDRDLDAYFLGPKGFMSAVKRQLREAGVPEAQSRFEFFGPASSLA is encoded by the coding sequence ATGCTGAATGCTCAGGATCGCGCCATCGTCAAAGCTACCGTGCCATTGCTCGAAAGCGGCGGCGAAGCACTGACCACCCATTTCTACAACATACTGCTCGCCGAACACCCGCAGGTGCGGCCGATGTTCAATCAGGCGCACCAGAGTAATGGTGACCAGCCACGTGCGTTGGCCAATGGCGTGCTGATGTATGCCCGTCACATCGATCAGCTAGAGCAACTGGGCGATCTGGTCGCCACGATTATCAACAAGCATGTTGCGTTGCAGATTCTTCCGGAGCATTACCCGATTGTCGGGGCTTGCCTCTTGCGGGCCATTTTCGAAGTGCTGGGCAGTGAGATTGCCACGCCGCAAGTCCTTGAGGCTTGGGGCCGGGCTTACCAGCAACTGGCAGACATCCTGATTGGCGCCGAAAAAAACCTGTACGACCAGAAGGCTCAGTCGCCTGGCGGATGGCGAGGTGCACGTGACTTCACGCTTGCTGAGAAGGTTGCTGAAAGCGTGGAAATTACGTCGTTTTACTTCGCGCCAGCAGACGACAAGCCGCTTCTGGACTTCTTGCCCGGGCAGTACATCGGCCTGCAGTTGTTCGTGAATGGGGTTGAGATTCGTCGCAATTACTCCCTGTCTGCCTTGCCTGGCAACAACCGCTATCGCATCAGCGTCAAGCGCGAGCCGGGGGGTGTGGCCTCGAACCACTTGCACGACAAGTTGCAGATCGGGGACAGCATTAACCTTTTTCCGCCGTCGGGAGAGTTCGTCCTTGCCGACAGCACGAAACCGCTGGTGCTGATCAGTGGTGGTGTGGGTATCACGCCAACGCTGGCGATGCTCGAGGCGGCACTGCGCACCGAGCGTCCGATCCATTTCATCCACTGCGCGCGCAATGGCGGGGTACATGCGTTTCGAGACTGGGTTGACGCGCTGGCGGCCAATCGTCCGCAATTGAAGCGTTTCTATTGCTATAGCGACGGCGAAAGCCCTCGCGCCCATGCCACTGGTCTGATGGATCAAGCGCAGCTTGAGCGCTGGTTGCCGGAGGATCGGGACCTCGACGCGTACTTCCTCGGGCCCAAGGGGTTCATGTCGGCCGTCAAGCGCCAGCTCAGGGAGGCGGGCGTCCCGGAGGCGCAAAGCCGCTTCGAGTTTTTCGGTCCGGCGTCCTCGCTGGCGTGA
- a CDS encoding chemotaxis protein: MSKNVRADSLSLLLFTLRSGKLMAINLLKVSEIIPCPSLTRLPESHPHVKGVATLRGTSLSVIDLSRAIGEHPLEDPNGGCLIVTDVSRSKQGLHVQAVSKIVHCLTTDIRPPPFGAGNRSFITGVTQVDGVLVQVLDIEKVIHGIAPARLSAEPSELSAGDAKVLAKARILVVDDSQVALQQSVITLRNLGLECHTARSAREAIDQLLDLQGTDAQINVVVSDIEMSEMDGYALTRTLRETPDFQELYVLLHTSLDSAMNAEKAKTAGANAVLTKFSSPELTRCLIEAARTVEAQGI, from the coding sequence ATGTCCAAAAACGTTCGCGCAGATTCACTCTCGCTGCTTCTTTTCACCTTGCGCAGCGGCAAATTGATGGCGATCAACCTGCTCAAGGTCAGCGAAATCATTCCCTGCCCTTCCCTCACGCGACTTCCCGAATCGCATCCGCACGTCAAAGGCGTTGCGACGCTGCGCGGTACGTCCTTGTCAGTGATCGACCTGAGCCGGGCGATTGGTGAGCATCCACTCGAAGATCCGAATGGCGGCTGCCTGATCGTCACCGATGTCAGCCGTTCCAAGCAGGGTCTGCATGTGCAGGCCGTGAGTAAAATCGTCCACTGTCTGACGACCGACATCCGCCCACCGCCGTTTGGCGCAGGCAATCGCTCGTTCATTACCGGCGTCACGCAGGTGGACGGCGTACTGGTTCAAGTGCTGGACATCGAAAAGGTCATCCACGGCATTGCCCCGGCACGCCTCAGCGCCGAACCTTCCGAGCTCAGCGCAGGAGACGCAAAAGTGCTGGCGAAAGCCCGGATTCTGGTGGTGGACGATAGCCAGGTTGCTCTCCAACAGTCGGTCATTACCCTGCGTAATCTGGGGCTCGAATGCCATACGGCTCGCAGTGCCAGGGAAGCCATCGACCAATTGCTCGACCTTCAGGGCACGGACGCGCAGATCAATGTGGTGGTCTCTGATATCGAAATGTCTGAGATGGACGGTTACGCTCTCACACGAACGCTGCGTGAAACACCTGACTTTCAGGAACTCTACGTTCTGTTGCACACTTCGCTGGACAGTGCGATGAACGCCGAAAAAGCCAAAACGGCGGGGGCGAACGCTGTACTGACCAAGTTTTCCTCACCAGAGCTGACACGATGCTTGATCGAAGCCGCGCGTACGGTAGAAGCACAGGGCATCTGA
- a CDS encoding fimbrial protein: MKTLLLTCRSACLGLALLLAPAAVMAMTCKTRQGESIIRADLGSSVAIPASLPDGTAVWRSERLNLSVVCAKDGQPGLTEEVSIYLNPDNLLVGQGVIAGLTLNGVDHLQSQGRIGTQQFLPACGEDESNVGACPTVSFNLPFSVFIQKSGPVPPSGVASDLLDYRMFQLDSALGMNPLPDNNLSYVINNLTGLRFVACDAELRVMPDVVEFGQVPIRNVQVGKVADFRRFALATSRVCDSPFSLDARFTPISGVLSGDVLVPANNSSIGIRITHAGSGTPLRYNEPFHLNDLLGENYSATADFNAELLWQTTSPEAGPFDAEVMVDLFYK, encoded by the coding sequence ATGAAAACGTTGTTATTGACCTGCCGGAGCGCGTGCCTCGGGCTCGCATTGCTGCTTGCGCCTGCCGCCGTGATGGCCATGACCTGCAAGACCCGGCAGGGAGAGTCGATTATTCGCGCCGATCTCGGCAGTTCGGTGGCGATCCCGGCTTCGTTGCCCGATGGCACGGCAGTGTGGCGATCCGAGCGGCTGAACCTCTCGGTCGTGTGTGCCAAAGACGGCCAGCCGGGTCTGACTGAGGAGGTCTCTATTTATCTGAACCCGGATAACCTCTTAGTGGGGCAGGGCGTCATCGCCGGCTTGACCCTCAACGGGGTGGATCATTTGCAAAGTCAGGGCCGCATCGGCACGCAGCAGTTTCTACCTGCTTGTGGGGAGGACGAGTCCAATGTGGGCGCGTGCCCTACGGTGAGTTTCAATCTGCCGTTTTCGGTATTCATTCAAAAGTCCGGCCCCGTCCCCCCGTCGGGTGTGGCCAGTGATTTACTGGACTACCGAATGTTCCAGCTCGACAGCGCCCTGGGCATGAACCCTCTCCCGGACAACAACCTCAGTTACGTCATCAACAACCTGACCGGCTTGCGCTTTGTCGCCTGTGATGCCGAATTGCGCGTGATGCCCGATGTGGTGGAGTTTGGGCAGGTGCCGATTCGCAATGTTCAAGTGGGCAAAGTGGCTGACTTTCGTCGCTTTGCATTGGCGACCAGCCGGGTGTGTGATTCGCCGTTTAGTCTGGATGCACGATTTACCCCGATCTCCGGCGTGTTGTCGGGTGATGTTCTGGTTCCGGCGAACAACAGCAGTATCGGCATCCGTATTACCCATGCCGGCAGCGGCACGCCGTTGCGTTACAACGAACCGTTTCATTTGAATGATCTGCTGGGCGAAAACTATTCCGCGACGGCGGACTTCAACGCTGAGCTGCTGTGGCAAACCACATCGCCGGAGGCGGGGCCGTTCGATGCTGAGGTGATGGTGGATTTGTTCTATAAATGA